One genomic region from Epinephelus moara isolate mb chromosome 8, YSFRI_EMoa_1.0, whole genome shotgun sequence encodes:
- the tchp gene encoding trichoplein keratin filament-binding protein, giving the protein MALPTLSAHVPSRSRVLAGQLARQREQEARWRQQWELHAQYFKEQNVRSHRQAVWSSHRSYQQSMSAYHKQRLKEEKEASLEQRRNRLKAMLQEEQDRLEGELRGVVPDSSTLASQLVEKTDELRTAREERRKKLAQELLREHWKKNNAELREVESALHKDHVVNQWQVQISEKKQQEVAEQEEKKRFENEYERTRKEALERMKQAEEKKHKEEQKRAEELRKQMQELKLREEEATRLKKEQEALLVKQWELEKIEEERRKVEEMRKKSEMGHFLIRQYRAQLKRRAQQVQEELEADCKILAALLEGQQEDRMIETARRERAIADAAWMKRVIEEQLQLEQEREAEFDILHREEAQRVWEKREAQWEKERKARERLMQEVLAGRQQQLELKVQQNREAQEESLRRREQLIQGLELERETRRQEKEQEEGRRTTMMREIDAQVEQQRQEQWEEQCRLEQEEEEDREALQIQEEELRLEMQRMAKKGYQEKIHSRPRSAWT; this is encoded by the exons ATGGCCCTGCCGACCCTCTCGGCCCATGTGCCCAGTCGGTCCCGGGTGCTGGCCGGACAGCTGGCCCGGCAGCGGGAGCAGGAAGCTCGGTGGCGGCAGCAGTGGGAGCtgcatgctcagtacttcaAGGAGCAGAATGTCCGCAGCCACAGACAGGCGGTGTGGAGCTCCCATCGGTCCTACCAGCAGAG TATGTCGGCCTACCATAAACAGAGACTGAAGGAGGAAAAGGAAGCCAGCCTGGAGCAGCGCAGGAATCGGCTCAAGGCCATGCTTCAAGAGGAGCAAGACCGGCTGGAGGGGGAGCTGAGAGGAGTAGTTCCTGACAGTAGCACATTGGCAAGTCAGCTGGTGGAAAAGACTGACGAGCTTCGTacagcaagagaggaaagaagaaaaaag CTTGCACAAGAGCTGCTGAGGGAGCACTGGAAGAAAAACAACGCAGAATTGCGAGAG GTTGAGTCGGCATTACATAAAGATCATGTTGTCAACCAATGGCAGGTGCAGATATCTGAGAAGAAACAG CAAGAAGTGGCGGAGCAGGAAGAGAAGAAGCGCTTTGAAAATGAGTATGAGAGGACCCGAAAAGAAGCTCTGGAGAGGATGAAGCAAGCTGAGGAGAAAAAGCACAAAGAGGAGCAGAAGAGGGCGGAGGAACTTCGCAAACAGATGCAAGAACTGAAGCTGAGGGAAGAGGAG gcaACTCGCCTGAAGAAGGAGCAAGAGGCTCTGCTGGTCAAACAGTGGGAGCTGGAGAAGatagaggaggaaaggagaaagGTTGAGGAAATGCGAAAGAAGTCTGAGATGGG GCATTTCTTAATCCGTCAATATCGCGCTCAGCTGAAGAGGAGAGCCCAGCAAGTGCAGGAGGAACTG GAGGCAGACTGTAAGATACTGGCAGCCTTGCTAGAAGGTCAGCAGGAGGACAGGATGATAGAGACTGCACGAAGGGAAAGGGCCATCGCTGATGCTGCCTGGATGAAACGTGTGATTGAAGAGCAGCTTCAGTTGGAGCAGGAGAGGGAGGCTGAGTTTGATATCCTACATAG AGAAGAAGCTCAACGTGTGTGGGAGAAACGAGAAGCACAgtgggagaaggagaggaaagcCAGAGAACGGCTCATGCAAGAG GTACTTGCGGGgagacagcagcagctggagctGAAGGTGCAACAGAACAGAGAGGCTCAGGAGGAGTCCCTGAGGAGAAGAGAACAGCTGATCCAGGGGCTGGAGCTGGAGAGGGAGACAAGGCGCCAGGAGAAGGAGCAAGAGGAGGGCCGTAGGACCACAATGATGCGAGAGATAGATGCTCAG GTGGAGCAGCAGCGCCAAGAGCAGTGGGAGGAGCAGTGCAGgttggagcaggaggaggaggaagacagggAGGCTCTTCAGAtccaggaggaggagctgaggcTGGAGATGCAGAGGATGGCCAAGAAAGGGTACCAGGAGAAG ATTCACAGCAGACCTCGATCAGCATGGACATGA